In Kordia antarctica, the following proteins share a genomic window:
- a CDS encoding prohibitin family protein — protein sequence MDKLPKIGIPILIVIIGLIILIVKSAVTIKSGEAGVLYKTFDAGVVIDEAPLGEGFHIIAPWNKVFIYEVRQQELFEQMKVLSSNGLEIQIDASAWYEPVYSELGRLHQNLGENYLDRVIKPSIRSAARSVVGRYTPEQLYSSKRDAIQDEIFTETKKILEKQYVQLNEVLVRDVTLPNTIKDAIERKLKQEQESLEYEFRLVTAAKEAEKVIIEAQGKADANRILSASLTDKILQDKGIEATIKLSESPNTKVIVIGSGQSGLPLILGNQ from the coding sequence ATGGATAAATTACCAAAAATTGGAATACCAATACTAATTGTTATTATCGGATTAATCATACTAATCGTAAAATCGGCAGTCACGATTAAATCGGGAGAAGCAGGCGTTTTATACAAAACGTTCGACGCCGGAGTTGTTATAGATGAAGCGCCTTTGGGCGAAGGATTTCACATCATTGCACCTTGGAACAAAGTATTCATATACGAAGTAAGACAACAAGAGTTATTTGAGCAAATGAAAGTATTATCATCAAACGGATTAGAAATTCAAATTGATGCATCTGCTTGGTACGAGCCTGTTTACAGTGAACTTGGAAGACTACACCAAAACTTAGGTGAAAACTATTTAGACCGTGTAATAAAGCCGTCTATTCGTAGTGCGGCACGTAGCGTTGTTGGTCGGTATACACCTGAACAATTATACTCTAGTAAGCGTGATGCCATTCAAGATGAAATCTTTACAGAGACGAAAAAAATCTTAGAAAAGCAGTATGTTCAGCTAAATGAAGTATTAGTGCGTGATGTAACGTTACCAAACACAATCAAAGACGCAATTGAGCGTAAACTAAAGCAAGAGCAAGAATCTTTAGAATATGAATTTAGATTAGTTACTGCGGCAAAAGAAGCTGAAAAAGTAATCATTGAAGCGCAAGGTAAAGCAGATGCAAACAGAATATTAAGTGCATCACTAACAGATAAAATTCTACAAGACAAAGGAATTGAAGCAACCATAAAACTTTCAGAATCACCAAACACCAAAGTAATTGTGATTGGTTCAGGACAAAGCGGATTGCCTTTAATACTAGGAAATCAATAA
- a CDS encoding OmpA family protein gives MKHFLIAFVFLCTWLYFGVRYYECGVKKLCEVPTAPVVEPPKVVVEKPITYLPFSITKNSETVGILDSVSNPLQTYFDYLNTNQREELVITSFFNRDEDGAIALLRGNEVKSAMERFGINIDRVVLQTKREDFNFSGAEKFEKGFAYEYQTMSEARMNSIDKANASKILYAGFGSKTFQPDNTLNTYALELKNYLAKHPNKQVEIIGHTDSNGDAKANVWFGKERAKSVMDYFVLQGIDASKLTISSKGETSPIATNATSEGQKLNRRIEINITN, from the coding sequence ATGAAACATTTTTTGATCGCTTTTGTATTTCTTTGTACATGGCTCTATTTTGGCGTTCGTTATTACGAATGCGGTGTAAAGAAACTTTGTGAAGTTCCTACAGCACCAGTTGTTGAACCACCAAAAGTTGTTGTTGAAAAACCAATTACCTATTTGCCTTTTTCTATTACGAAAAATTCTGAAACTGTTGGTATTCTTGACAGTGTTTCTAATCCATTGCAAACTTATTTTGATTATTTAAATACGAATCAGCGTGAAGAGTTGGTCATTACTTCGTTTTTTAATAGAGATGAAGATGGAGCAATTGCACTTTTACGTGGAAACGAAGTAAAATCTGCTATGGAGCGTTTTGGAATTAATATTGATCGTGTTGTGTTGCAGACAAAACGTGAAGATTTTAATTTTTCAGGAGCTGAAAAGTTCGAGAAAGGATTCGCGTATGAATATCAGACGATGTCCGAAGCTCGCATGAATTCAATTGATAAAGCAAATGCTTCTAAGATTTTGTATGCAGGTTTTGGTTCAAAAACATTTCAGCCAGATAATACCTTGAATACGTATGCACTTGAATTGAAGAATTATTTAGCAAAACATCCAAATAAGCAAGTGGAAATTATTGGTCATACCGATAGTAATGGCGATGCTAAAGCCAATGTATGGTTTGGAAAAGAACGCGCCAAGAGTGTGATGGATTATTTTGTTTTACAAGGAATTGACGCTTCTAAATTAACGATTTCTTCTAAAGGAGAAACTTCTCCAATAGCGACGAATGCTACTTCGGAGGGGCAAAAATTGAATAGACGAATTGAAATTAATATAACTAATTAA
- the hisG gene encoding ATP phosphoribosyltransferase, with protein sequence MKKLKIAIQKSGRLNEDSLKLLSDCGISIDNGKDQLKASARNFPLEVFYLRNGDIPQYLRDGVVDIAIIGENVLIEKGENITIAEKLGFSKCKVSLAIPKGEAYNSVKDLEGKRIATSYPETVKSYLKEKGVNAELHIINGSVEIAPNIGLADAICDIVSSGSTLFKNNLKEVEIMLKSEAVLAVSPEISTEEKQLLQKLQFRIQAVLTARSSKYILLNAPNDKIDAISKILPVLKSPTILPLAQKGWSSLHSVIKKEDFWDVIDELKQNGAEGILVCPIEKMVL encoded by the coding sequence ATGAAAAAATTAAAAATTGCCATTCAAAAATCGGGACGCCTCAATGAAGATTCCTTAAAACTTCTAAGTGACTGCGGAATTTCCATCGACAACGGAAAAGATCAACTCAAAGCTTCCGCACGAAACTTTCCACTAGAAGTTTTCTATCTCAGAAATGGAGACATTCCACAATATTTAAGAGATGGCGTTGTAGACATCGCAATCATTGGAGAAAATGTATTAATTGAAAAAGGCGAAAACATTACCATCGCTGAAAAGCTTGGATTTTCCAAATGTAAAGTCTCGCTAGCCATTCCAAAAGGAGAAGCATACAACTCTGTAAAAGACTTAGAAGGCAAGCGCATCGCGACTTCCTATCCAGAAACGGTAAAATCATATCTCAAAGAAAAAGGTGTCAACGCCGAATTACACATTATCAATGGATCTGTAGAAATTGCGCCAAACATTGGCTTGGCAGACGCTATTTGTGACATTGTTTCTAGCGGAAGTACGCTTTTCAAAAACAATCTCAAAGAAGTAGAAATCATGTTAAAAAGTGAAGCGGTTTTGGCGGTTTCACCTGAAATTTCAACAGAAGAAAAACAATTGCTTCAAAAATTACAATTCCGAATTCAAGCTGTATTAACAGCGCGATCTTCAAAATATATTCTACTAAACGCGCCAAACGATAAAATAGACGCAATTAGCAAAATCTTACCAGTATTAAAAAGTCCAACAATTCTGCCATTAGCACAAAAAGGTTGGAGTTCATTACACTCAGTAATCAAAAAAGAAGATTTTTGGGACGTCATTGACGAACTCAAGCAAAATGGAGCAGAAGGAATTCTAGTATGTCCAATCGAAAAAATGGTATTATAA
- the hisD gene encoding histidinol dehydrogenase, translating into MQKIFNPKSKNWNTILERPTQTVDDIEATVSQIFSEVQKNGDQAIKKYTSFFDNVELDNFFISQAEIDTATNHVSAELKNAIAIAKANITKFHKAQETPKIEIETTQGVKCWQEKRAIQKVGLYIPGGTAPLFSTILMLAVPAKIAGCNEIILCTPPNKQGNVHPAILYTAKLCGITKIYKIGGIQAIAGMTFGTETISKVYKIFGPGNQFVTVAKQLATKYGVAIDMPAGPSELLVVADETANASFVASDLLSQAEHGTDSQVILVTTSKSFLDEVESAVEAQLKVLPRKEIATKAIANSKLIYVENDQIALELINEYGPEHFIVCVKDENFYINGIQNAGSVFVGNYTPESAGDYASGTNHTLPTNGYAKAYSGVNLASFQKSMTFQKITKEGIQNIGNAIELMAEAEGLQAHKNAVTLRLQSLNQ; encoded by the coding sequence ATGCAGAAAATATTCAATCCGAAATCCAAAAATTGGAATACAATCTTAGAACGTCCGACGCAAACTGTGGATGACATTGAAGCTACGGTTTCACAAATCTTCTCGGAAGTTCAAAAAAATGGCGATCAAGCGATCAAAAAATATACATCTTTCTTTGACAATGTTGAGTTGGATAATTTTTTTATCAGTCAAGCTGAAATTGACACTGCAACAAACCATGTTTCTGCGGAATTGAAAAACGCAATTGCGATCGCGAAAGCAAATATTACCAAATTTCACAAAGCACAAGAAACGCCAAAAATTGAAATAGAAACGACGCAAGGTGTCAAATGTTGGCAAGAAAAAAGAGCCATTCAAAAAGTTGGATTGTACATTCCTGGCGGAACAGCGCCATTATTTTCCACCATATTAATGTTGGCAGTTCCTGCGAAAATTGCAGGTTGCAACGAAATCATATTATGTACGCCGCCAAACAAACAAGGAAACGTGCATCCAGCAATATTGTATACCGCAAAACTATGCGGAATCACTAAAATATACAAAATAGGAGGAATCCAAGCAATTGCAGGAATGACGTTTGGAACGGAAACCATTTCCAAAGTCTACAAAATATTTGGCCCAGGAAACCAATTTGTGACAGTTGCAAAGCAATTAGCCACCAAATACGGAGTTGCAATTGACATGCCAGCCGGACCAAGCGAATTATTAGTTGTTGCGGACGAAACGGCAAATGCAAGTTTTGTTGCTTCTGACTTATTAAGTCAAGCAGAACACGGAACGGACAGTCAGGTAATCTTAGTAACGACTTCAAAAAGCTTTTTAGACGAAGTAGAATCTGCTGTGGAAGCACAATTAAAGGTTTTGCCACGAAAAGAAATTGCCACAAAAGCGATTGCAAATTCAAAATTGATTTATGTTGAAAATGATCAAATTGCATTAGAATTAATCAACGAATACGGTCCAGAACACTTTATTGTTTGTGTAAAAGACGAAAATTTCTATATAAACGGAATTCAAAATGCAGGTTCGGTATTTGTCGGAAACTACACGCCAGAAAGTGCGGGCGATTATGCTTCTGGAACCAATCATACCTTACCAACAAACGGATATGCAAAAGCTTATTCTGGTGTAAACCTAGCAAGTTTTCAAAAAAGTATGACGTTTCAAAAAATCACGAAAGAAGGAATCCAAAACATTGGAAACGCTATCGAACTCATGGCAGAAGCGGAAGGTTTACAAGCGCATAAAAATGCGGTAACCTTACGATTACAAAGTCTAAACCAATAG
- the hisC gene encoding histidinol-phosphate transaminase, protein MKTFNLNSLIRENIKTLKPYSSARDEYKTSGSEMVFLDANENPYENGVNRYPDPKQVDVKVALGKVKNCNPNNIVLGNGSDEILDLIFRAFCEPKKDNIIILPPTYGMYTVLAGINDIETKEIVLSESFQPKADEILNEANEHSKILFLCSPNNPTGNNFDNATVEKLLKEFNGIIVIDEAYIDFSSQESWLNRLEEFPNLIITQTLSKAYGMAGIRLGICYASLAIIEILNRIKPPYNVNLLTQAYALKRIEDQESVQLEIARIQKSKEQLVKALESVSFITEIFPSDANFILIKVDNANLRYDQLLEKGIVIRNRTTQPLCENCLRLTVGTESEVERLIAELLTISKS, encoded by the coding sequence ATGAAAACATTCAACCTAAATTCGCTCATCAGAGAAAACATAAAAACACTCAAGCCATATTCTTCTGCAAGAGACGAATACAAAACTTCGGGCAGTGAAATGGTTTTTTTGGACGCAAACGAAAATCCGTATGAAAATGGTGTCAATCGCTATCCAGATCCAAAACAAGTAGACGTAAAAGTTGCTTTAGGAAAAGTGAAAAACTGCAATCCAAACAACATTGTATTAGGAAATGGAAGCGACGAAATCCTTGATTTAATTTTCAGAGCATTCTGTGAACCAAAAAAAGATAACATCATTATATTGCCGCCAACCTACGGAATGTATACGGTTTTGGCAGGAATTAATGATATAGAAACCAAAGAAATAGTGCTTTCTGAGTCGTTTCAGCCAAAAGCGGATGAAATTTTAAACGAAGCAAACGAACACAGTAAAATCTTATTTTTATGTTCACCAAATAATCCAACAGGAAACAATTTTGACAACGCTACGGTGGAGAAATTGCTCAAAGAATTTAATGGAATCATAGTCATAGACGAAGCTTATATTGACTTTTCTAGCCAAGAAAGCTGGTTAAATCGATTAGAAGAATTTCCAAACCTTATCATTACACAAACGCTTTCAAAAGCGTATGGAATGGCAGGAATTAGACTCGGAATTTGTTATGCTTCGCTTGCTATTATTGAAATTTTAAACCGAATAAAACCGCCATATAACGTAAATTTGCTCACGCAAGCTTACGCGTTAAAACGTATTGAAGATCAAGAAAGTGTTCAATTAGAAATTGCGAGAATTCAAAAAAGTAAAGAACAATTAGTAAAAGCGTTGGAAAGTGTGAGTTTCATTACGGAAATCTTTCCATCAGATGCAAATTTTATCTTAATCAAAGTTGATAATGCAAATTTAAGGTACGATCAATTACTTGAAAAAGGGATTGTAATTCGCAACCGAACTACGCAACCATTATGTGAAAATTGCTTGCGATTGACTGTTGGTACTGAATCTGAGGTTGAAAGATTAATTGCGGAATTATTGACAATTTCGAAATCATAA
- the hisB gene encoding bifunctional histidinol-phosphatase/imidazoleglycerol-phosphate dehydratase HisB translates to MKRVLFIDRDGTIIKEPADEQIDSFEKLEFYPKAISALRKIATELDFELVMITNQDGLGTEVYPENTFWPVHNFIMQSLENEEIVFDKIVIDRTFAKDNAPTRKPNTGLLTEYFSEAYDLKNSFVIGDRLTDIELAKNLGSKGIYINDETFLGTDEITVKRTDLDEFIGLESNDWDEIYTFLKSKERKASLTRNTNETKIQIDLNLDGTGKSNIDTGIAFFDHMLDQISRHGQLDLDIIVKGDLEVDEHHTIEDTAIALGEVFAEALGNKLGIERYGFCLPMDDCLAQVAIDFGGRNWLVWEADFKREMIGKMPTEMFYHFFKSFTDGAKANLNIKAEGTNEHHKIEAIFKSFAKAIKAAVKRDVEKMILPSTKGML, encoded by the coding sequence ATGAAACGAGTACTATTCATAGATCGTGACGGAACGATCATAAAAGAACCAGCAGACGAACAAATAGACAGTTTTGAAAAACTAGAATTCTATCCGAAAGCGATTTCTGCCTTGCGAAAAATTGCAACTGAACTTGATTTTGAATTGGTGATGATTACCAATCAAGATGGTTTGGGAACGGAAGTTTATCCAGAAAATACATTTTGGCCTGTGCACAACTTCATTATGCAATCTCTTGAAAATGAAGAAATTGTATTTGATAAAATTGTCATTGACAGAACTTTTGCAAAAGACAACGCGCCAACACGTAAACCAAATACAGGTTTATTAACGGAATATTTCTCTGAAGCATACGATTTGAAAAATTCGTTTGTGATTGGAGACCGTTTGACAGATATCGAACTAGCAAAAAATCTTGGTTCAAAAGGAATTTACATCAATGATGAAACCTTTTTAGGAACTGATGAAATTACAGTAAAACGTACGGATTTAGACGAATTTATTGGTTTAGAATCGAATGATTGGGACGAAATTTATACGTTTCTAAAATCAAAAGAACGAAAAGCTTCGTTGACACGAAATACGAACGAAACGAAAATTCAAATCGATTTGAATTTGGACGGAACAGGAAAATCAAACATTGATACAGGAATTGCTTTTTTCGATCATATGTTGGATCAAATTTCGCGTCACGGACAATTGGATTTAGATATTATCGTAAAAGGTGATTTAGAAGTTGACGAACATCACACAATTGAAGATACAGCAATTGCTCTCGGAGAAGTTTTCGCGGAAGCGTTAGGAAACAAATTAGGAATCGAACGCTACGGATTCTGTTTGCCAATGGACGATTGTTTAGCGCAAGTAGCCATTGACTTTGGAGGAAGAAACTGGTTGGTTTGGGAAGCAGATTTCAAACGTGAAATGATTGGTAAAATGCCAACAGAAATGTTTTATCATTTCTTCAAATCGTTTACAGATGGCGCAAAAGCCAACTTAAACATCAAAGCAGAAGGAACCAACGAGCATCACAAAATTGAAGCAATTTTCAAATCGTTTGCAAAAGCAATTAAAGCTGCCGTAAAACGTGATGTTGAAAAAATGATTTTGCCATCAACGAAAGGAATGCTTTAG
- the hisH gene encoding imidazole glycerol phosphate synthase subunit HisH produces MKVVIINYGAGNIQSIKFALKRLGVEAILSNNVDEIRNADKVIFPGVGEASSAMKKLRESKLDVVIPTLTQPVLGICLGMQLMCNASEEGNTKGLGIFDTEVVRFSDNVKVPQIGWNTIQNLESPLFKGIRENEYMYLVHSFYAKKSSEMIAESEYDIQYASALQKDNFYGVQFHPEKSSKAGSLILQNFLNL; encoded by the coding sequence ATGAAAGTAGTCATCATAAATTACGGAGCAGGAAATATACAAAGTATTAAATTTGCGCTCAAACGATTAGGCGTTGAAGCAATTTTGAGTAATAATGTAGATGAAATTAGAAACGCTGACAAAGTAATATTTCCAGGCGTAGGCGAGGCGAGTAGTGCGATGAAAAAATTACGCGAAAGCAAACTCGATGTTGTTATTCCGACGTTAACGCAACCAGTTTTGGGAATTTGTTTGGGAATGCAATTAATGTGTAATGCTTCGGAGGAAGGAAATACAAAAGGTTTGGGGATTTTTGACACAGAAGTTGTTCGTTTTTCAGACAATGTAAAAGTGCCGCAAATTGGTTGGAATACGATTCAAAATTTGGAAAGTCCATTATTTAAAGGAATTCGTGAAAACGAATATATGTATCTGGTTCACAGTTTTTACGCTAAAAAATCATCAGAAATGATTGCAGAAAGCGAATATGACATACAATATGCTTCTGCATTGCAAAAAGATAATTTTTACGGAGTTCAATTTCATCCAGAAAAAAGTAGTAAAGCAGGGAGTTTGATCTTGCAGAATTTTCTCAATCTGTGA
- the hisA gene encoding 1-(5-phosphoribosyl)-5-[(5-phosphoribosylamino)methylideneamino]imidazole-4-carboxamide isomerase, whose amino-acid sequence MRIIPAIDIIDGKCVRLSKGDYSTKKIYNENPLEVAKQFEDAGIQYLHMVDLDGAKAKHIVNYKVLEQVASKTNLKIDFGGGLKSNSDLHVAFESGAKQITGGSIAVKDSELFTQWIQKYGRERIILGADAMNEKVAISGWQEESNEELIPFIQEYLKKNIQYVICTDIAKDGMLEGPSFELYKRIIEESDSRLKLIASGGISTFDELPKLKELGCEGVIIGKAIYENRISLKQLEKLL is encoded by the coding sequence ATGAGAATCATACCAGCAATAGATATCATCGACGGAAAATGTGTGCGTTTGTCCAAAGGCGATTACAGCACTAAAAAAATATACAATGAAAATCCGTTGGAAGTTGCAAAACAGTTTGAAGATGCAGGAATTCAATACTTACATATGGTAGATTTGGATGGTGCAAAAGCCAAACATATTGTGAATTACAAAGTATTAGAACAAGTTGCTTCAAAAACGAATTTGAAGATTGATTTTGGTGGCGGATTAAAATCAAATTCAGATTTACATGTTGCATTTGAAAGTGGCGCAAAGCAAATTACAGGCGGAAGCATTGCAGTAAAAGATAGCGAATTATTTACGCAATGGATTCAAAAATACGGACGGGAACGTATTATTTTAGGCGCAGATGCGATGAATGAAAAAGTTGCGATTAGCGGTTGGCAAGAAGAAAGCAATGAAGAATTAATTCCATTCATTCAAGAATATCTAAAAAAGAACATTCAATATGTGATTTGTACTGATATCGCGAAAGATGGAATGTTAGAAGGGCCATCATTTGAATTATACAAAAGAATTATAGAAGAAAGCGATTCTAGGCTAAAATTAATCGCTTCTGGCGGAATTTCCACTTTTGACGAATTACCAAAACTAAAAGAATTAGGTTGCGAAGGTGTGATTATCGGAAAAGCAATTTACGAAAACAGAATCTCACTCAAACAACTTGAAAAATTATTGTAA
- the hisF gene encoding imidazole glycerol phosphate synthase subunit HisF, whose product MLTKRIIPCLDIKNGRTVKGVNFVNLRDAGDPVELAKIYANEGADELVFLDISATEERRKTLQKLVLDVASQVDIPFTVGGGISSTEDVDRLLQAGVDKVSINSAAVKRPELINELASKFGNQCIVVAIDAKQIEGEWIVHLVGGKVPTKLNLFDWAKEVAQRGAGEILFTSMDNDGTKDGFANEALAKLSEIVNIPIIASGGAGNMKHFKDTFIDGKADAALAASVFHFKEIGIPELKANLKSNGINVRI is encoded by the coding sequence ATGCTCACAAAACGAATTATTCCTTGTTTAGATATCAAAAATGGTAGAACCGTAAAAGGTGTCAACTTTGTGAATTTGCGCGATGCTGGCGATCCTGTGGAATTGGCGAAAATATACGCAAACGAAGGCGCAGACGAACTCGTATTTTTAGACATTTCGGCAACGGAAGAACGCAGAAAAACATTGCAAAAGCTTGTTTTAGATGTTGCTTCGCAAGTGGATATTCCATTTACAGTTGGCGGCGGAATTTCTTCTACGGAAGATGTTGATCGTTTGTTACAAGCTGGAGTAGACAAAGTTTCAATCAATTCGGCGGCTGTAAAACGTCCAGAATTAATCAATGAATTGGCTTCAAAATTTGGAAATCAATGTATTGTCGTTGCAATTGATGCAAAGCAAATTGAAGGCGAATGGATTGTACATTTAGTCGGCGGAAAAGTACCAACAAAATTAAACTTATTCGATTGGGCAAAAGAAGTCGCACAACGTGGCGCAGGCGAAATTCTATTCACATCGATGGACAATGATGGAACTAAAGACGGTTTTGCAAATGAAGCGTTGGCGAAATTATCAGAAATTGTAAATATTCCGATTATTGCTTCTGGTGGTGCTGGAAATATGAAACATTTTAAAGATACGTTTATCGATGGAAAAGCAGACGCGGCATTAGCTGCAAGCGTATTTCATTTCAAAGAAATTGGCATTCCTGAATTAAAAGCAAATTTAAAAAGTAATGGAATTAATGTGCGAATTTAA
- the hisIE gene encoding bifunctional phosphoribosyl-AMP cyclohydrolase/phosphoribosyl-ATP diphosphatase HisIE — MNINFNKNNDGLVPVIIQDNTTKNVLMLGYMNDEAYQKTVATNKVTFFSRTKQRLWTKGEESGNFLNLVSIQNDCDEDTLLIKVNPVGPTCHKGSETCWNEENTASYGFLSQLEDTIQDRKENADDEKSYVASLFRKGMNKIAQKVGEEAVEVVIEAKDDNDDLFLSESADLLFHYLILLQAKGFKLNDIVDVLKSRGK, encoded by the coding sequence ATGAACATCAACTTCAATAAAAATAACGACGGATTAGTTCCAGTAATAATTCAAGACAATACGACTAAAAATGTATTAATGTTGGGTTATATGAACGATGAAGCGTATCAAAAAACAGTAGCGACAAACAAAGTAACTTTCTTCAGTAGAACAAAACAACGTTTGTGGACAAAAGGTGAGGAAAGTGGAAATTTTCTAAACTTAGTCAGTATTCAAAATGATTGTGATGAAGATACCTTATTAATCAAAGTAAATCCTGTTGGACCGACGTGTCACAAAGGTTCTGAAACGTGTTGGAACGAAGAAAACACAGCTTCATATGGTTTTTTAAGTCAATTAGAAGATACGATTCAAGATCGTAAAGAAAATGCTGATGATGAAAAAAGTTATGTCGCTTCATTATTCAGAAAAGGTATGAACAAAATAGCGCAAAAAGTAGGAGAAGAAGCTGTAGAAGTTGTCATTGAAGCAAAAGATGATAATGACGATTTATTCCTAAGCGAAAGTGCCGATTTATTGTTTCATTACTTAATTCTATTGCAAGCAAAAGGTTTCAAGCTGAATGATATTGTGGATGTTTTGAAAAGTCGGGGAAAATAA
- a CDS encoding tRNA pseudouridine synthase A, whose amino-acid sequence MQRKRYYYLITLQYLGFRYHGWQKQPDVNTVQRMTERTLAYVFGHKNFKLLASGRTDAKVSANEIAIELFLDNETLDIPAFLPVFNQNLPQDIRALAITETNEKFNIIQHPKVKEYIYLFAFGEKYHPFSAPYMTNILGDLDVELMKKGAKLFEGNHYLKTYCYKPTEHTILQGEIELCEIVKNEIYTANFFPEQSFVLRVQGAGFKRHQIRMMMGTLILLGKHELDLDFIERSLVPDSTLEVNYIAPASGLILNKMTFKDL is encoded by the coding sequence TTGCAAAGAAAACGCTATTACTATCTCATCACGCTACAATACTTAGGATTTCGCTATCATGGTTGGCAAAAACAACCAGATGTGAACACAGTTCAGCGAATGACAGAGCGAACATTAGCGTATGTATTTGGACATAAAAACTTCAAATTATTAGCTTCTGGTCGTACCGATGCAAAAGTTTCGGCAAACGAAATTGCCATTGAATTATTTCTTGACAATGAAACCCTCGATATTCCTGCGTTTTTACCTGTTTTCAATCAAAACTTACCACAAGACATTCGCGCATTAGCGATTACGGAAACGAATGAAAAATTCAACATCATTCAGCATCCGAAAGTAAAAGAATACATCTATTTATTTGCGTTTGGTGAAAAATATCATCCGTTTTCAGCGCCATACATGACCAATATTTTGGGCGATTTAGATGTTGAATTAATGAAAAAAGGAGCAAAGCTGTTTGAAGGAAATCACTACTTAAAAACCTATTGCTACAAACCTACGGAACATACCATTTTACAAGGAGAAATTGAGTTATGTGAAATCGTGAAAAACGAAATCTACACAGCGAATTTCTTTCCAGAACAAAGTTTTGTATTGCGTGTGCAAGGTGCAGGATTCAAGCGACATCAAATTCGCATGATGATGGGAACATTAATTTTATTGGGAAAACACGAACTCGATTTAGACTTTATCGAACGTTCATTAGTACCAGATTCTACACTAGAAGTCAACTATATTGCGCCAGCTTCTGGTTTGATTTTGAATAAAATGACGTTTAAAGATTTATGA